The proteins below come from a single Metarhizium brunneum chromosome 1, complete sequence genomic window:
- the sif2 gene encoding Sad1-interacting factor 2: MEPQVISENTPLIPTTPPTSDPRPRNARTVTFCPDPVTKTFEPESYSSRSSAASASSNLPPGPPRVSPPVLTALNNKLKRRNSHGSVTIPTTTTTAQPYLGSKIGPQRSTKKTEKLKLLPNPDIEDGEDEESGRDVYSQYTRIKDPTARRDAARLGKSDRDRLPRVTAYCTADKYQMDSLMRFLKGRGKARGANPKIIDECIYTPYSYTKPTRIHQDPVRSYLRRHSTGSEIMEDEVQRHQTLGLQNHDSGYADESSANNIPDPSHLGNESLLGPAVTEEAPAADDILDFDTQVHTPEVFLFDYGVVVIWGMTASQEAKFLKELAKFELEKLAPDDIETELFNFYYTREYQARIYNDFITLRDRNNYMIKLAISHALAQSVKTSLYEELIATTVDTCKDIPAHIALTGKINLSRKQINMQIGDLFILRIAIHLNGSVLDTPELFWVEPQLEPVYQAVRSYLEMDQRVGLLNERLDVIADLLAVLKDQLSHGHGEKLEWIVIILIAMEIFVACINIAVDVWAGDM, translated from the exons ATGGAGCCCCAAGTCATCAGCGAAAACACACCCCTGATTCCTACCACGCCTCCTACTTCCGATCCCCGGCCCCGAAACGCTCGAACCGTCACCTTTTGCCCCGACCCCGTTACCAAGACCTTCGAACCCGAGTCCTATTCCTCTCGGAGCAGCGCTGCATCCGCCAGCAGCAACCTTCCTCCCGGGCCACCTCGTGTCAGCCCGCCCGTCCTCACCGCATTGAACAACAAGCTCAAAAGGCGCAATAGTCACGGCAGCGTCACCATacccaccaccaccaccactgcTCAACCATACCTCGGCTCCAAGATTGGGCCGCAGCGAAGTACCAAGAAGACGGAGAAGCTGAAGCTCTTACCAAACCCCGACATTGAAGatggtgaagatgaagagagCGGCCGAGATGTTTACTCTCAGTACACGAGAATTAAGGATCCCACTGCGAGGAGAGACGCTGCGAGACTCGGCAAAAGCGACCGCGATCGATTACCCCGGGTCACGGCCTATTGTACCGCCGACAAGTACCAGATGGACTCATTAATGCGCTTCCTCAAGGGTCGGGGCAAAGCGCGTGGTGCCAACCCCAAAATCATCGACGAATGCATCTATACTCCCTACTCCTACACCAAACCCACCAGAATTCACCAGGACCCAGTCCGGAGCTACCTGCGGCGCCACTCAACCGGCAGCGAGATCATGGAAGACGAGGTCCAGCGCCATCAAACTCTTGGTTTGCAAAACCATGACTCCGGCTACGCTGACGAGTCCTCTGCCAACAATATTCCCGATCCCAGTCATTTAGGCAATGAAAGCCTGCTGGGACCAGCCGTCACAGAAGAAGCGCCCGCGGCAGACGACATCTTGGATTTTGATACCCAAGTTCACACCCCTGAAGTATTTCTGTTTGACTACGGGGTCGTGGTCATATGGGGCATGACGGCATCACAAGAGGCCAAGTTCCTCAAAGAGCTGGCCAAATTCGAGCTAGAAAAGCTGGCGCCAGACGACATAGAGACTGAGCTCTTCAACTTTTACTATACCCGCGAGTACCAGGCTCGCATATACAACGATTTCATCACATTAAGAGACAGGAACAACTACATGATCAAGCTGGCTATATCTCACGCACTCGCACAAAGCGTCAAG ACGTCCCTGTACGAAGAACTAATAGCTACCACCGTCGACACCTGCAAAGACATACCCGCCCACATCGCCCTCACCGGCAAAATTAATCTCTCCCGGAAACAAATCAACATGCAAATAGGCgacctcttcatcctccGCATCGCAATCCACCTCAATGGCTCCGTCCTTGACACCCCCGAACTCTTCTGGGTAGAGCCTCAGCTCGAACCTGTGTACCAAGCAGTGAGGAGCTATCTGGAAATGGATCAGCGCGTGGGCCTGTTGAATGAGAGACTCGACGTTATTGCCGACCTGTTGGCCGTGCTCAAGGACCAGTTGAGTCATGGTCACGGCGAGAAGCTCGAGTGGATTG TTATTATACTGATTGCCATGGAAATCTTTGTCGCATGTATCAATATTGCTGTCGATGTGTGGGCAGGCGACATGTAA